In a genomic window of Streptomyces katrae:
- the hypF gene encoding carbamoyltransferase HypF translates to MEAAERRRVTVRGVVQGVGFRPYVYTRATTLGLAGHVTNTPEGVVAEVEGPRSAVAAFCDRLAADAPPLAVVDTVDHRPVPATGGAGFTIIASRTGGPPRTLVSPDTATCADCLAELADPADRRHRHPFITCTHCGPRFTIVTGLPYDRAHTTMARFPMCPDCAREYSDPADRRFHAQPVACPACGPRLRLLTGRPPRATTTADPVARARRLLAEGAVLAVKGLGGYHLACDAANAEAVAGLRRRKERGDKPFALMARGLDDIERIAELGPGERELLTGSVRPIVLLRRRAATAPELADAVAPGSPDLGVMLPYTPLHHLLLGLPGDPPGPRLLVMTSGNLSGEPIVTDDDEALERLAHLADAWLTHDRPIHVPCDDSVVRLCDGQPLLLRRSRGYAPLPLTLPLTVPATLAAGGDLKNVLCLGEGRRAWLSAHIGDMDDLATQDAFAHAQRQLSALTGVAPALLAADRHPGYRSGRWTRDHAAGRPLVPVQHHHAHIASALAEHGHDGGSRVIGVAFDGTGYGDDGAVWGGEVLLADYRGYTRFAHLAYVPLPGGDAAVRRPYRMALSHLRAAGLARTPDLPCTAACPPGELRVLETQLERGLNCAPTSSMGRLFDAVSSLAGICQQAGYEAQAAVELEAAALQAPPDRGAYAFGLRLPPPGATAPVTADPAPVLAAAVADVRAGTPRPLIAARFHAAVAALVADLCVLARAGHGLETVALTGGVFCNTLLSSACARTLRARGFTVLRQHRVPPNDGGLALGQLMVAAATATPHPPQGDAHVPGGTRQSA, encoded by the coding sequence ATGGAGGCCGCGGAACGCCGCCGCGTCACCGTCCGCGGCGTGGTCCAGGGCGTCGGATTCCGCCCGTACGTCTACACCCGCGCCACCACCCTCGGCCTGGCCGGCCACGTCACCAACACCCCCGAAGGCGTGGTCGCCGAGGTCGAGGGCCCCCGGTCTGCGGTGGCGGCGTTCTGCGACCGCCTCGCCGCCGACGCCCCGCCCCTGGCGGTCGTCGACACCGTCGACCACCGCCCCGTCCCGGCCACCGGCGGCGCCGGTTTCACCATCATCGCCTCCCGCACCGGCGGCCCGCCCCGCACCCTGGTCTCCCCGGACACCGCCACCTGCGCCGACTGCCTCGCCGAACTCGCGGACCCGGCCGACCGCCGCCACCGCCACCCCTTCATCACCTGCACCCACTGCGGACCCCGCTTCACCATCGTCACCGGGCTGCCCTACGACCGCGCCCACACCACCATGGCCCGCTTCCCGATGTGCCCCGACTGCGCCCGCGAGTACAGCGACCCCGCCGACCGCCGCTTCCACGCCCAGCCCGTCGCCTGCCCGGCCTGCGGCCCCCGCCTGCGGCTGCTCACCGGCCGCCCGCCCCGCGCCACCACCACCGCCGACCCCGTCGCACGGGCCCGCCGGCTGCTGGCCGAAGGCGCCGTCCTCGCCGTGAAGGGCCTCGGCGGCTACCACCTGGCCTGCGACGCCGCAAACGCCGAAGCCGTGGCCGGACTGCGCCGCCGCAAGGAACGCGGGGACAAACCCTTCGCCCTGATGGCCCGCGGCCTCGACGACATCGAGCGCATCGCCGAACTCGGCCCCGGCGAACGGGAACTGCTCACCGGATCCGTCCGCCCCATCGTCCTGCTCCGCCGCCGGGCCGCCACCGCCCCGGAGCTCGCCGACGCCGTCGCCCCCGGCAGCCCCGACCTCGGCGTGATGCTCCCCTACACCCCCCTGCACCACCTGCTGCTCGGCCTGCCCGGCGACCCGCCCGGACCCCGCCTGCTCGTCATGACCAGCGGCAACCTCTCCGGTGAACCCATCGTCACCGACGACGACGAGGCCCTGGAACGCCTCGCCCACCTCGCCGACGCCTGGCTCACCCACGACCGCCCGATCCACGTCCCCTGCGACGACTCCGTCGTCCGCCTCTGCGACGGACAACCCCTGCTCCTGCGGCGCTCGCGCGGCTACGCCCCCCTGCCGCTCACCCTCCCCCTGACCGTCCCCGCCACCCTCGCCGCCGGCGGCGACCTGAAGAACGTCCTCTGCCTCGGCGAAGGCCGGCGCGCCTGGCTCTCCGCCCACATCGGCGACATGGACGACCTCGCCACCCAGGACGCCTTCGCCCACGCCCAGCGCCAGCTGTCCGCCCTCACCGGGGTCGCCCCCGCCCTGCTCGCCGCCGACCGGCACCCCGGCTACCGCTCCGGCCGCTGGACCCGCGACCACGCGGCGGGCCGCCCGCTGGTCCCCGTCCAGCACCACCACGCCCACATCGCCTCCGCCCTGGCCGAACACGGCCACGACGGCGGCAGCCGGGTGATCGGCGTCGCCTTCGACGGCACCGGCTACGGCGACGACGGCGCCGTCTGGGGCGGGGAGGTCCTCCTCGCGGACTACCGCGGCTACACCCGCTTCGCCCACCTCGCCTACGTCCCGCTGCCCGGCGGCGACGCGGCCGTGCGCCGCCCGTACCGCATGGCCCTGTCCCACCTGCGCGCCGCCGGCCTCGCCCGGACCCCGGACCTGCCCTGCACCGCCGCCTGCCCGCCCGGTGAACTGCGGGTACTGGAAACCCAGCTGGAGCGCGGACTGAACTGCGCGCCCACCTCCAGCATGGGCCGGCTCTTCGACGCCGTCTCCTCCCTCGCCGGGATCTGCCAGCAGGCCGGCTACGAGGCCCAGGCCGCCGTCGAACTGGAGGCCGCAGCCCTCCAGGCGCCACCCGACCGCGGCGCGTACGCCTTCGGCCTGCGCCTGCCGCCGCCCGGCGCGACGGCCCCCGTGACCGCCGACCCGGCGCCCGTCCTGGCCGCCGCGGTGGCCGACGTACGGGCGGGCACGCCCCGCCCGCTGATCGCCGCCCGTTTCCACGCGGCGGTCGCCGCCCTGGTCGCCGACCTCTGCGTGCTGGCCCGCGCCGGACACGGCCTGGAGACCGTCGCCCTGACCGGCGGGGTCTTCTGTAACACCCTCCTGTCCTCCGCGTGCGCCCGGACGCTGCGCGCGCGGGGGTTCACCGTCCTGCGCCAGCACCGGGTGCCGCCCAACGACGGCGGCCTGGCGCTCGGCCAGCTCATGGTGGCGGCAGCCACCGCCACGCCACACCCACCACAAGGAGACGCCCATGTGCCTGGCGGTACCCGGCAGAGTGCTTGA
- the hypB gene encoding hydrogenase nickel incorporation protein HypB: MCREADLRRAVLAKNDGAAQALRAELTARGTTVVNLLSSPGSGKTALLERELTLARERGVSVAALTADLATENDATRLARSGVPVQQVLTDGLCHLEAHMLGRYLDGWLPEDTRLLFVENVGNLVCPASYDLGESLRVVLASVTEGEDKPLKYPTAFGPAQLVVITKTDIAEAVGFDEAAFRANVQQVNPGVRILRTSARSLEGTGLLLDHALAIAGGTRAHNPVMSRHAHPHTHTHEPHHDHTHDHDHGHGPAQPPETVRGRPGDGPAGSPPAVHPAPAPAGTAGLH, encoded by the coding sequence GTGTGCCGAGAGGCCGACCTGCGACGAGCGGTGCTCGCGAAGAACGACGGGGCCGCGCAGGCCCTGCGCGCCGAACTCACCGCCCGCGGAACGACCGTGGTCAACCTGCTCTCCAGCCCCGGGAGCGGGAAGACGGCCCTGCTGGAACGCGAGTTGACGCTGGCCCGGGAACGGGGCGTGTCCGTGGCCGCCCTGACGGCCGACCTGGCGACGGAGAACGACGCGACCCGGCTGGCCCGTTCGGGCGTCCCCGTCCAACAGGTCCTCACCGACGGCCTGTGCCACCTCGAAGCGCACATGCTGGGCCGTTACCTGGACGGCTGGCTCCCCGAGGACACCCGCCTCCTGTTCGTCGAGAACGTCGGCAACCTCGTCTGCCCGGCCTCCTACGACCTGGGCGAGTCCCTGCGCGTGGTCCTGGCCTCGGTGACGGAGGGCGAGGACAAGCCCCTGAAGTACCCGACCGCCTTCGGCCCGGCCCAGCTGGTGGTCATCACCAAGACCGACATCGCGGAGGCCGTCGGCTTCGACGAGGCCGCCTTCCGCGCGAACGTCCAGCAGGTCAACCCCGGCGTGCGGATCCTGCGCACCTCCGCCCGCTCGCTGGAGGGCACGGGCCTCCTCCTGGACCACGCCCTGGCCATCGCGGGGGGCACCCGCGCCCACAACCCGGTGATGTCCCGCCACGCACACCCCCACACCCACACCCACGAACCCCACCACGACCACACCCATGACCACGACCACGGCCACGGACCGGCGCAGCCGCCGGAAACGGTTCGGGGCCGGCCCGGGGACGGCCCCGCGGGATCCCCGCCCGCGGTCCACCCGGCACCGGCCCCCGCGGGCACGGCCGGGCTCCACTGA
- a CDS encoding hydrogenase maturation nickel metallochaperone HypA gives MHEMSIAMAVVDQVAEAAPAGAARSVSRVELEIGELAGVVPDALAFSFELACTGTPLEGAELVTHRVAARARCASCTGEWAVGMPPDLTCPRCAKATPVELLSGRELRILRVVWDDALEPIPEEA, from the coding sequence ATGCACGAGATGTCGATCGCCATGGCCGTCGTGGACCAGGTGGCGGAGGCGGCCCCAGCCGGAGCGGCACGCTCCGTGAGCCGGGTGGAGCTGGAGATCGGGGAACTGGCCGGTGTCGTCCCCGACGCCCTGGCCTTCTCCTTCGAACTGGCCTGCACCGGCACCCCCCTCGAAGGCGCCGAACTCGTCACCCACCGCGTGGCGGCCCGCGCCCGCTGCGCTTCCTGCACGGGCGAGTGGGCCGTCGGCATGCCCCCCGACCTGACCTGCCCCCGCTGCGCGAAGGCCACTCCCGTGGAGCTCCTCTCGGGGCGCGAACTGCGGATCCTGCGCGTGGTCTGGGACGACGCCCTCGAACCGATCCCCGAGGAGGCCTGA
- a CDS encoding DUF6893 family small protein, which yields MKKAFVCGAVALAVAAVLAQTFPDIKRYLRIRRM from the coding sequence ATGAAGAAGGCCTTCGTCTGCGGAGCCGTCGCCCTGGCCGTGGCCGCCGTACTCGCGCAGACCTTCCCCGACATCAAGCGCTACCTGCGGATCCGCCGCATGTGA
- a CDS encoding hydrogenase maturation protease — translation MSGRVLIAGIGNVFLGDDGFGVETVRALSAHALPGHVEVADFGVRGVHLAYQLLDGYDTLVLVDATQRGGDPGTLYLIEEPGSAPAGAGRPVLDGHHMTPDAVLGLLGTLCAGTGSRPPRRTYVIGCEPALLEEGIGLSAPVAAAVPEAVRMLLDLLQAQEAEPGPDPSNRCELRRTP, via the coding sequence GTGAGCGGCCGGGTCCTGATCGCCGGCATCGGCAACGTCTTCCTCGGCGACGACGGCTTCGGCGTCGAGACGGTGCGGGCCCTGTCCGCGCACGCCCTGCCCGGCCACGTGGAGGTGGCCGACTTCGGCGTGCGCGGGGTGCACCTGGCCTACCAGCTCCTCGACGGCTACGACACCCTCGTCCTGGTCGACGCCACCCAACGCGGCGGCGACCCGGGCACCCTGTACCTGATCGAGGAGCCCGGCTCCGCCCCGGCGGGCGCCGGCCGCCCCGTCCTGGACGGCCACCACATGACCCCCGACGCCGTCCTCGGCCTGCTGGGCACCCTGTGCGCCGGCACCGGTTCCCGCCCGCCCCGGCGCACGTACGTCATCGGCTGCGAACCCGCCCTCCTGGAGGAGGGCATCGGGCTGAGCGCCCCCGTGGCCGCCGCGGTGCCGGAGGCCGTACGGATGCTCCTGGACCTCCTGCAGGCCCAGGAGGCGGAGCCCGGGCCGGACCCAAGCAACCGGTGCGAACTGAGGAGAACCCCATGA
- a CDS encoding DUF6084 family protein produces MTDLTFTCTGVRADPYAAGPTLVLRLRITAAAPDTRVHALALRCQIRIEPARRGYGPEEAEALADLFGDRSRWGSTLRPVQFAQVGVMVPGFTGQTETDLVVPCTYDMDIACARYFNALQDGEVPLLLLFSGTAFTGAGGFRVEPVPWDREAVCRMPVAVWQEMVEQHFPGCGWLRLPRDTMAELLAYRSRHALASWETTLRALLAAAEPAPPPLPLPGTPAPRVTERAAP; encoded by the coding sequence ATGACGGACCTCACCTTCACCTGCACCGGGGTTCGCGCCGACCCCTACGCCGCCGGGCCCACCCTCGTCCTGCGGCTGCGCATCACCGCGGCGGCCCCCGACACCCGGGTCCACGCCCTCGCCCTGCGCTGCCAGATCCGCATCGAACCGGCCCGGCGCGGCTACGGCCCCGAGGAGGCCGAAGCCCTCGCCGACCTGTTCGGCGACCGCTCCCGCTGGGGGAGCACCCTGAGGCCCGTGCAGTTCGCCCAGGTCGGCGTGATGGTGCCGGGGTTCACCGGGCAGACCGAGACCGACCTCGTCGTCCCCTGCACCTACGACATGGACATCGCCTGCGCCCGCTACTTCAACGCCCTCCAGGACGGCGAAGTCCCCCTGCTGCTGCTCTTCTCCGGCACCGCCTTCACCGGCGCCGGCGGCTTCCGCGTCGAACCCGTCCCCTGGGACCGCGAGGCCGTCTGCCGGATGCCCGTCGCCGTCTGGCAGGAGATGGTCGAACAGCACTTCCCCGGCTGCGGATGGCTGCGGCTGCCCCGCGACACCATGGCCGAACTGCTCGCCTACCGCTCCCGCCACGCCCTGGCCTCCTGGGAGACCACCCTGCGCGCCCTGCTGGCCGCCGCCGAACCCGCCCCGCCGCCGCTCCCGCTGCCCGGCACGCCCGCACCCCGCGTCACCGAGAGGGCCGCCCCATGA
- a CDS encoding DUF5947 family protein: MTGPRPRGLRRFTGPRPPRPESCELCGTPVPPDGHRHLVETEKRALVCACTACALLFDRPGTRTGRYRAVPDRYLADPGHQLDDTAWERLRIPVGVAFLFRNAALGRLVALYPSPAGATESELDPDTWQSVLGAGRLAGLLEPDVEALLLHHTPGRTTCHLVPIDLCYELVGRMRLLWRGFDGGAEARAALDTLFAHVEARARILAEAGPS; this comes from the coding sequence GTGACGGGCCCCCGCCCCCGGGGGCTGCGCCGCTTCACCGGCCCCCGCCCGCCCCGCCCCGAGAGCTGCGAACTCTGCGGGACCCCCGTACCCCCGGACGGCCACCGCCACCTGGTGGAGACCGAGAAGCGGGCCCTGGTGTGCGCCTGCACCGCCTGCGCCCTCCTCTTCGACCGGCCGGGCACCCGCACCGGCCGGTACCGGGCCGTCCCCGACCGCTATCTCGCCGACCCCGGCCACCAGCTGGACGACACGGCCTGGGAACGGCTGAGGATCCCCGTCGGCGTGGCCTTCCTCTTCCGCAACGCCGCCCTCGGCCGCCTCGTCGCCCTCTACCCGAGCCCCGCCGGAGCCACCGAGAGCGAACTCGACCCCGACACCTGGCAGTCCGTCCTCGGCGCCGGCCGGCTCGCGGGCCTCCTCGAACCCGACGTGGAGGCCCTGCTGCTGCACCACACGCCCGGCCGCACCACCTGCCACCTGGTCCCCATCGACCTCTGCTACGAACTCGTCGGCAGGATGCGGCTGCTCTGGCGCGGCTTCGACGGCGGCGCCGAGGCCCGCGCCGCCCTCGACACCCTCTTCGCCCACGTCGAGGCCCGCGCCCGGATCCTCGCGGAGGCCGGCCCCTCATGA
- a CDS encoding nickel-dependent hydrogenase large subunit, with the protein MAPKTNAAGDGSGLVEMAWDPITRIVGSLGIHTKIDFKQKRVAECYSTSSVFRGYSVFMRGKDPRDAHFITSRICGICGDNHATCSVYTQNMAYGVKPPHLAEWIINLGESAEYMFDHNIFQENLVGVDYCEKMVRETNPGVLELAERTEAPHAGDHGYRTIADIMRSLNPIEGEFYREALQVSRYTREMFCLMEGRHVHPSTLYPGGVGTIASVQLFTDYMSRLMRYCEFMKRVVPLHDDLFDFFYEALPGYEEVGRRRVLLGCWGALNDPEYCDFTYANMTDWGRKMFVTPGVVVDGKLVTNDLTEINLGIRILLGSSYYDDWEGREQFVTHDPLGNPVDPRHPWNQHTIPAPQKRNFDDKYSWVMSPRWFDGKDHLPLDTGGGPLARLWSTALSGLVDVGYVKATGHSVIITLPRTMTKPETTFEWKIPKWSNALERNRARTYFQAYAAGIALHCAEQGLAEVRAGRTQTWEKFEVPDQSIGCGFTEAVRGVLSHHMVIRDGKIANYHPYPPTPWNASTRDTFGTPGPYEDAVQNTPIFEENAPENFKGIDIMRAVRSFDPCLPCGVHMYVGGGKTVKTMHVPTGLSGLGG; encoded by the coding sequence ATGGCACCGAAGACGAACGCGGCCGGCGACGGCAGCGGCCTGGTCGAGATGGCCTGGGATCCGATCACCCGGATCGTGGGCAGCCTCGGCATCCACACGAAGATCGACTTCAAGCAGAAGCGCGTCGCCGAGTGCTACAGCACCTCGTCGGTCTTCCGCGGCTACAGCGTCTTCATGCGAGGCAAGGACCCCCGCGACGCGCACTTCATCACCAGCCGCATCTGCGGCATCTGCGGGGACAACCACGCCACCTGCTCCGTCTACACGCAGAACATGGCCTACGGGGTCAAGCCGCCGCACCTCGCCGAGTGGATCATCAACCTCGGCGAGTCGGCGGAGTACATGTTCGACCACAACATCTTCCAGGAGAACCTGGTCGGGGTCGACTACTGCGAGAAGATGGTCCGCGAGACCAACCCCGGCGTCCTCGAACTCGCCGAGCGCACCGAGGCCCCGCACGCCGGCGACCACGGCTACCGCACCATCGCCGACATCATGCGCTCCCTCAACCCCATCGAGGGCGAGTTCTACCGCGAGGCCCTCCAGGTCAGCCGGTACACCCGCGAGATGTTCTGCCTGATGGAGGGCCGCCACGTGCACCCCTCCACCCTCTACCCGGGCGGCGTCGGCACCATCGCCTCCGTCCAGCTGTTCACCGACTACATGAGCCGCCTCATGCGGTACTGCGAGTTCATGAAGCGGGTCGTCCCGCTCCACGACGACCTGTTCGACTTCTTCTACGAGGCCCTTCCCGGCTACGAGGAGGTCGGACGGCGGCGCGTGCTGCTGGGCTGCTGGGGCGCCCTCAACGATCCGGAGTACTGCGACTTCACCTACGCCAACATGACCGACTGGGGACGGAAGATGTTCGTCACCCCGGGCGTCGTCGTCGACGGCAAGCTGGTCACCAACGACCTCACCGAGATCAACCTCGGCATCCGCATCCTGCTCGGCAGCTCGTACTACGACGACTGGGAGGGCCGCGAGCAGTTCGTCACCCACGACCCGCTCGGCAACCCCGTCGACCCCCGCCACCCCTGGAACCAGCACACCATCCCCGCCCCGCAGAAGCGCAACTTCGACGACAAGTACAGCTGGGTGATGTCCCCCCGCTGGTTCGACGGCAAGGACCACCTGCCGCTCGACACCGGCGGCGGCCCCCTCGCCCGCCTGTGGTCCACCGCCCTGTCCGGGCTCGTCGACGTCGGCTACGTCAAGGCCACCGGCCACAGCGTGATCATCACCCTGCCGCGCACCATGACCAAGCCGGAGACCACCTTCGAGTGGAAGATCCCGAAGTGGTCCAACGCGCTGGAACGCAACCGCGCCCGCACCTACTTCCAGGCCTACGCCGCCGGCATCGCCCTGCACTGCGCCGAGCAGGGCCTGGCCGAGGTCCGCGCCGGACGCACCCAGACCTGGGAGAAGTTCGAGGTCCCGGACCAGTCCATCGGCTGCGGCTTCACCGAGGCCGTCCGCGGCGTCCTCTCCCACCACATGGTCATCCGCGACGGGAAGATCGCCAACTACCACCCGTACCCGCCCACCCCGTGGAACGCCAGCACCCGCGACACCTTCGGCACCCCGGGCCCCTACGAGGACGCCGTGCAGAACACGCCGATCTTCGAGGAGAACGCCCCGGAGAACTTCAAGGGCATCGACATCATGCGCGCCGTGCGCAGCTTCGACCCCTGTCTGCCCTGCGGGGTCCACATGTACGTCGGCGGCGGCAAGACCGTGAAGACCATGCACGTCCCCACCGGCCTGAGCGGACTCGGCGGATGA
- a CDS encoding hydrogenase expression protein HypE, with the protein MDAATSDQAEDPTIHILWINAGLSCDGDSVSLTAAMQPSIEEIVTGVLPGLPKVAVHWPLIDFECGPVGGADTFVEWFFKGERGEIDPFVLVVEGSIPNESIKPEGYWCGFGDDPRTGQPITTSEWIDRLAPKALAVVAIGTCATYGGIHAMEGNPTGAMGVPDYLGWDWTSKAGIPIVCVPGCPIQPDNFSETLTYLLYQAAGSAPMIPLDDKLRPTWLFGQTVHEGCDRAGFYEQGQFAHTYDSPQCLVRLGCWGPVVKCNVPKRGWMNGIGGCPNVGGICIACTMPGFPDKFMPFMDAPPGSHVSAKASGAYGAVVRRLRAVTLHTVDQEPKWRHAGGKLTTGYRPPW; encoded by the coding sequence ATGGATGCAGCAACGTCGGACCAGGCAGAGGACCCGACGATCCACATCCTCTGGATCAACGCCGGACTGAGCTGTGACGGCGACTCGGTCTCCCTCACGGCGGCGATGCAGCCGAGCATCGAGGAGATCGTCACCGGGGTCCTGCCGGGCCTGCCCAAGGTGGCCGTGCACTGGCCCCTGATCGACTTCGAGTGCGGTCCCGTCGGCGGAGCCGACACCTTCGTCGAATGGTTCTTCAAGGGCGAGCGCGGCGAGATCGACCCGTTCGTGCTCGTCGTCGAAGGATCCATCCCCAACGAGTCGATCAAGCCCGAGGGCTACTGGTGCGGCTTCGGCGACGACCCCCGCACCGGCCAGCCGATCACCACCAGCGAGTGGATCGACCGGCTCGCCCCCAAGGCGCTCGCCGTGGTCGCCATCGGCACCTGCGCCACGTACGGCGGCATCCACGCCATGGAGGGCAACCCCACCGGCGCCATGGGCGTGCCCGACTACCTCGGCTGGGACTGGACCTCCAAGGCCGGCATCCCGATCGTCTGCGTGCCGGGCTGCCCCATCCAGCCCGACAACTTCTCCGAGACCCTGACCTACCTGCTGTACCAGGCGGCGGGCTCGGCCCCCATGATCCCGCTGGACGACAAGCTCCGGCCGACCTGGCTGTTCGGGCAGACCGTCCACGAGGGCTGCGACCGCGCCGGGTTCTACGAGCAGGGCCAGTTCGCCCACACCTACGACTCGCCGCAGTGCCTGGTCCGGCTCGGCTGCTGGGGTCCCGTCGTCAAGTGCAACGTCCCCAAGCGCGGCTGGATGAACGGCATCGGCGGCTGCCCGAACGTGGGCGGCATCTGCATCGCCTGCACCATGCCGGGCTTCCCCGACAAGTTCATGCCGTTCATGGACGCGCCCCCCGGCTCCCACGTGTCCGCGAAGGCCAGTGGCGCCTACGGGGCCGTGGTCCGCCGGCTGCGCGCGGTCACCCTGCACACCGTCGACCAGGAACCCAAGTGGCGCCACGCCGGCGGCAAGCTCACCACCGGCTACCGCCCGCCCTGGTGA